The following proteins come from a genomic window of Miscanthus floridulus cultivar M001 chromosome 2, ASM1932011v1, whole genome shotgun sequence:
- the LOC136520091 gene encoding F-box protein At1g55000-like, with protein MDSRVVDDGAGGFPDASSPADPPSPEPDPAAGAMDARLPGDLLRAVLQRLPPIDLARSACVCRAWRAVASDRAVVEAAFCAPWGVRRVVGEPATGAFWRAASLGRFALSHAVRRGDTVPGVALKYSVQVTDIKRFNNMMSDHGIYSRERLLISISNPEILMGSTCYIEMDHNAKRERGEAKGFSSR; from the exons ATGGACTCGCGCGTCGTAGACGACGGCGCAGGCGGGTTTCCCGACGCCTCCTCCCCGGCCGATCCGCCGAGCCCCGAACCCGATCCGGCCGCGGGCGCGATGGACGCGCGCCTCCCCGGGGACCTGCTTCGCGCCGTGCTGCAGAGGCTGCCGCCGATCGACCTCGCGCGGTCCGCCTGCGTCTGCCGCGCGTGGCGCGCTGTTGCCTCCGACCGCGCCGTGGTCGAGGCCGCCTTCTGTGCGCCCTGGGGCGTGCGGCGCGTCGTCGGCGAGCCGGCGACGGGGGCCTTCTGGCGGGCCGCCTCCCTCGGGAGATTCGCGCTGTCGCATGCCGTCCGCCGCGGGGATACCGTCCCCGGCGTCGCTCTCAAGTACTCCGTGCAG GTGACAGATATCAAACGATTCAACAACATGATGAGTGACCATGGCATCTATTCGAGGGAGAGGCTTCTGATTTCGATCAGCAACCCAGAAATCCTTATGGGCAGCACCTGCTACATCGAGATGGACCATAACGCCAAGAGAGAG AGAGGCGAAGCAAAAGGATTCTCGagtaggtga
- the LOC136538220 gene encoding N-terminal acetyltransferase B complex catalytic subunit NAA20, which produces MTTIRRFCCDDLLRFASVNLDHLTETFNMSFYMTYLARWPDYFHAAVNPGGRVMGYIMGKVEGQGESWHGHVTAVSVASEFRRQKLAKKLMNLLEEISDKMDKAYFVDLFVRASNMPAIRMYEKLGYVVYRRVLRYYSGEEDGLDMRKALSQDVEKKSIIPLKRPITPDELEYD; this is translated from the exons ATGACGACAATCCGCCGGTTCTGCTGCGACGACCTCCTCCGCTTCGCCTCCGTCAACCTGGACCACCTCACCGAGACG TTCAACATGTCCTTCTACATGACGTACCTGGCGCGCTGGCCCGACTACTTCCACGCCGCCGTCAACCCTGGCGGCCGCGTCATGGGTTACA TCATGGGTAAAGTTGAAGGGCAAGGTGAATCTTGGCATGGACACGTCACAGCGGTGTCAGTTGCCTCTGAATTTCGGAGGCAGAAGTTAGCCAAGAAGCTTATGAACTTACTGGAGGAAATCAGTGATAAGAT GGATAAGGCCTACTTTGTGGATCTCTTTGTAAGGGCATCTAACATGCCAGCGATAAGGATGTACGAAAAG CTTGGTTATGTGGTTTACCGAAGGGTGCTCCGGTACTACTCAGGGGAAGAAGATGGCCTTG ATATGAGAAAAGCATTATCACAAGATGTTGAGAAGAAGTCCATCATACCACTCAAGAGGCCAATTACGCCTGATGAACTTGAATATGATTGA